One genomic region from Curtobacterium sp. 9128 encodes:
- a CDS encoding serine/threonine-protein kinase → MARRLPSTPPVIAGFSPVHVLGSGGFADVFLYEQDMPRRQVAVKVLLDEVVDDRVRQMFQAEANLMARLSTHPSILTVFQASVAADGRPYLVMELCSSSLSERYRREPIPVSEVLSIGVRIGSALETAHREGVLHRDIKPSNILLTAYGNPVLSDFGIAATIGESDPDEPIGMSIPWSAPEVLIDESRGTIQSEVYSLAATVFSLLAGRSPFEVPGGKNGAADLMARVDKGGVKPSGRTDVPPSLERLLATAMSRKVQQRPATVMELVRGFQQVQAELGIPQTAADVAVEAWAVATPTPEGDRTMIRELQPPSRVGRRRRTRRPVQGGVAATGSRSVGTVHRTGSVTLARRRSRRTVIWASSVAAAVVVALAVTSFVLVTRVGSGAIPTVSDVRASTAGQSVTFRWSDPGLRNGDTYVISSNGASSQQSGTSFVVSGSKGDEECISVAVNRDGKTGVASAERCATIGGGS, encoded by the coding sequence ATGGCGCGACGGCTGCCGTCGACCCCTCCCGTGATCGCCGGGTTCAGCCCGGTCCACGTCCTCGGCTCCGGCGGCTTCGCCGACGTGTTCCTCTACGAGCAGGACATGCCGCGGCGCCAGGTCGCGGTGAAGGTCCTGCTCGACGAAGTCGTCGACGACCGGGTCCGGCAGATGTTCCAGGCCGAGGCGAACCTGATGGCCCGGCTGAGCACGCACCCGTCCATCCTCACCGTGTTCCAGGCGAGCGTCGCGGCCGACGGGCGTCCGTACCTGGTGATGGAGCTCTGCTCGTCGTCGCTCAGCGAGCGCTACCGACGCGAGCCGATCCCGGTTTCCGAGGTCCTGTCGATCGGGGTCCGCATCGGTTCCGCGCTCGAGACGGCGCACCGTGAAGGCGTGCTGCACCGCGACATCAAGCCGTCCAACATCCTGCTCACCGCGTACGGCAACCCCGTCCTGTCCGACTTCGGCATCGCGGCGACCATCGGTGAGTCCGATCCCGACGAGCCGATCGGCATGTCCATCCCGTGGTCGGCGCCAGAGGTCCTCATCGACGAGTCCCGCGGGACCATCCAGTCCGAGGTGTACTCCCTCGCGGCGACGGTCTTCTCGCTCCTCGCCGGGCGCAGCCCGTTCGAGGTCCCCGGCGGCAAGAACGGTGCCGCCGACCTGATGGCGCGCGTGGACAAGGGCGGTGTGAAGCCGTCCGGTCGCACGGACGTGCCGCCGTCGCTCGAGCGACTGCTCGCCACGGCGATGTCCCGCAAGGTCCAGCAGCGTCCGGCCACCGTGATGGAACTCGTCCGCGGGTTCCAGCAGGTCCAGGCCGAGCTCGGCATCCCGCAGACTGCTGCCGACGTCGCGGTCGAGGCATGGGCCGTCGCCACGCCCACGCCGGAGGGTGACCGCACGATGATCCGGGAACTCCAGCCGCCGAGCCGGGTCGGTCGTCGGCGCCGGACGCGTCGCCCGGTGCAGGGCGGCGTGGCGGCCACCGGTTCGCGGAGCGTCGGCACCGTCCACCGGACGGGCTCGGTCACCCTGGCCCGACGTCGATCCCGCCGAACCGTGATCTGGGCGTCCTCGGTCGCCGCGGCGGTCGTGGTCGCCCTCGCCGTGACGTCCTTCGTCCTCGTGACACGTGTCGGTTCCGGGGCGATCCCCACGGTCTCCGACGTCCGCGCGTCGACCGCCGGTCAGTCCGTCACGTTCCGCTGGAGCGACCCAGGGCTCCGGAACGGCGACACCTACGTGATCTCCTCGAACGGCGCGTCGAGCCAGCAGTCGGGCACGTCGTTCGTCGTCTCCGGCAGCAAGGGCGACGAGGAGTGCATCTCGGTCGCGGTGAACCGTGATGGCAAGACCGGCGTCGCGAGTGCCGAACGGTGCGCCACGATCGGCGGCGGATCGTGA
- a CDS encoding protein phosphatase 2C domain-containing protein codes for MTELGRAAAAHAIDVPGTDGATLTLSWGAATDVGRRRDHNEDSYIVEAPFFVVADGMGGHLAGDRASDAVVRRLGDSVDGPFGTRQSIQRALLLATADIERAAGGNAIGAGTTVTGLALVASNGQPAALVFNVGDSRTYRVDDGVLRRITVDHSVVQEMVDAGVLRAEDAEAHPDSNVITRAVGFGEPPEPDWWTLPLRTGDRYIVCSDGLTKEIGDAVIGRIAAKVADPQELAERLVGDALIAGGRDNVTVVVLQVEDAPQDGDLEDTLPRH; via the coding sequence GTGACCGAACTCGGCCGAGCAGCCGCCGCCCACGCCATCGACGTCCCCGGAACGGACGGCGCCACCCTGACGCTCTCGTGGGGAGCCGCGACCGACGTCGGTCGTCGCCGAGACCACAACGAGGACAGCTACATCGTCGAAGCACCGTTCTTCGTCGTCGCGGACGGCATGGGTGGACACCTCGCCGGTGACCGTGCGAGCGACGCCGTGGTCCGTCGCCTCGGTGACTCGGTCGACGGGCCGTTCGGTACCCGACAGTCGATCCAGCGCGCGCTCCTGCTCGCCACGGCGGACATCGAGCGTGCGGCGGGCGGCAACGCGATCGGTGCCGGCACCACCGTGACCGGACTCGCGCTCGTCGCGTCGAACGGGCAGCCGGCAGCGCTCGTCTTCAACGTGGGCGACTCGCGCACCTACCGGGTCGACGACGGCGTCCTCCGTCGGATCACCGTCGACCACTCGGTCGTGCAGGAGATGGTCGACGCCGGTGTGCTGCGGGCAGAGGACGCCGAAGCGCACCCGGACAGCAACGTCATCACCCGCGCGGTCGGCTTCGGCGAACCGCCGGAGCCGGACTGGTGGACGTTGCCGCTCCGCACCGGCGACCGGTACATCGTGTGCTCGGACGGTCTGACGAAGGAGATCGGCGACGCGGTCATCGGCCGCATCGCCGCGAAGGTCGCCGACCCGCAGGAGCTCGCCGAGCGCCTGGTGGGCGATGCCCTCATCGCAGGTGGCCGCGACAACGTCACCGTCGTGGTCCTCCAGGTGGAGGACGCACCGCAGGACGGCGACCTCGAGGACACGCTGCCTCGCCACTGA
- a CDS encoding FHA domain-containing protein yields the protein MHDDADDVEDTVIRPRSRPLGSARAQDAIDDTVLRVPSGGGSHGSDLLDDGPLGDTVIRAPRTAPDPSTVPEDTVLGMPRAAPSTRPTASQPDAPPSLPAVPEPPRTRVPSIRVGGRVIRLDHPVVIGRRPALPRVVRGPAPELVTVPSPLGQVSSSHLLVHAEGEAAVVDDLRSTNGTVVRPAGSAPYRMSSGASIVALTGTVVEIGDGIAVEILSPHLRLTPGADGVPPSLHQPPTHQTGTPRTPRERS from the coding sequence GTGCACGACGACGCCGATGACGTCGAGGACACGGTGATCCGTCCTCGGTCGCGGCCACTCGGATCCGCTCGCGCGCAGGACGCGATCGACGACACGGTCCTCCGGGTCCCCTCGGGTGGTGGGTCGCACGGATCGGACCTGCTCGACGACGGCCCGCTCGGGGACACCGTCATCCGTGCGCCGCGCACTGCGCCGGACCCGTCGACGGTCCCCGAGGACACGGTCCTCGGAATGCCTCGGGCTGCACCATCCACGCGGCCGACGGCCTCCCAGCCGGACGCGCCCCCGAGCCTCCCTGCCGTCCCGGAACCGCCACGCACCCGCGTGCCGTCGATCCGCGTCGGCGGACGCGTCATCCGACTCGACCACCCGGTGGTGATCGGCCGGCGTCCCGCGTTGCCGCGTGTCGTCCGTGGGCCGGCGCCAGAACTCGTGACCGTGCCGTCGCCGCTCGGACAGGTGTCGTCGTCCCACCTGCTCGTGCACGCCGAGGGCGAAGCCGCGGTGGTGGACGACCTGCGCTCGACCAACGGGACCGTCGTCCGGCCCGCCGGCTCGGCGCCGTACCGGATGTCGTCGGGTGCGTCGATCGTCGCGCTGACGGGTACGGTAGTCGAGATCGGGGACGGCATCGCGGTGGAGATCCTCTCGCCGCACCTCCGGCTCACGCCAGGGGCCGACGGCGTCCCGCCGTCGCTCCACCAGCCTCCGACCCATCAGACCGGCACGCCCCGAACCCCCAGAGAGCGATCCTGA
- the yaaA gene encoding peroxide stress protein YaaA, with product MTGLTVLLPPSETKREGGDTGTTLDLGGLSFPELTRERAAVIAAARSVSSEESTARTALKLGPKSIAERFRNLSLDTSPTLPAIERYTGVLYDPLDVPSASAEVRSWWYRHVVVQSAMFGPIGAGDPIPAYRLSHDSRLGSLRLASHWPAVATAALSTRSGGLVLDLRSEGYRALGPVDGAVALRVVSVDGSGRRKALNHWNKTAKGRLVSLLARTGASIGSMDDLVAWATSVGVLVERSETGWDLVAESLEPASV from the coding sequence CTGACCGGACTGACCGTCCTCCTCCCGCCTTCGGAGACGAAGCGGGAGGGCGGGGACACGGGAACCACCCTCGACCTGGGTGGTCTCTCGTTCCCGGAACTGACCCGAGAGCGGGCCGCGGTGATCGCCGCGGCCCGCTCCGTCAGTTCCGAGGAGTCCACCGCGCGGACGGCGCTCAAGCTCGGACCGAAGTCGATCGCCGAGCGGTTCCGGAACCTCTCGCTGGACACGTCGCCGACGCTGCCGGCGATCGAGCGGTACACCGGGGTGCTCTACGACCCGCTGGACGTCCCGTCGGCCTCTGCGGAGGTCCGTTCCTGGTGGTACCGGCACGTGGTCGTCCAGTCCGCGATGTTCGGGCCGATCGGTGCGGGGGACCCGATCCCGGCCTACCGGCTGTCGCATGATTCGCGCCTCGGGTCGTTGCGACTCGCGTCGCACTGGCCCGCAGTCGCGACCGCAGCGTTGTCCACCAGGAGCGGGGGACTGGTCCTGGACCTGCGCTCGGAGGGCTACCGCGCGCTCGGTCCGGTCGACGGCGCCGTGGCCCTGCGGGTCGTGAGCGTCGACGGCAGCGGCCGCCGGAAGGCGCTGAACCACTGGAACAAGACCGCGAAGGGGCGACTGGTGTCGTTGCTGGCCCGGACCGGTGCGTCGATCGGGTCGATGGACGACCTCGTCGCGTGGGCGACGTCCGTGGGCGTGCTGGTGGAGCGTTCGGAGACGGGGTGGGACCTGGTCGCCGAGAGCCTGGAGCCGGCCTCCGTCTGA
- a CDS encoding F0F1 ATP synthase subunit epsilon: protein MAGLTVSVVSADREVWTGDTTMVVARTTEGQIGILAGHEPMLAILAQGQVRITRADGSTVAVDAEDGFLSVEHDTVTIVARQAALAS, encoded by the coding sequence ATGGCGGGTCTCACCGTGAGTGTCGTCTCGGCGGACCGCGAGGTCTGGACGGGCGACACCACCATGGTCGTCGCACGCACGACAGAAGGCCAGATCGGCATCCTGGCGGGTCACGAGCCGATGCTCGCGATCCTCGCCCAGGGCCAGGTCCGCATCACGCGGGCCGACGGTTCGACCGTCGCGGTCGACGCTGAGGACGGGTTCCTCTCGGTCGAGCACGACACGGTCACGATCGTGGCGCGGCAGGCCGCGCTGGCCTCCTGA
- the atpD gene encoding F0F1 ATP synthase subunit beta → MTDTATTAVETSSAPGVGRIARVTGPVVDIEFPHDAIPEMYNLLFTTITIGDSSQEIGLEVAQHLGDDLVRAISLKPTDGLVRGQEVRDSGAPISVPVGDVTKGKVFDVLGNVLNTDEKLEITERWPIHRKAPAFDQLESKTSMFETGIKSIDLLTPYVQGGKIGLFGGAGVGKTVLIQEMIQRVAQDHGGVSVFAGVGERTREGNDLIGEMEEAGVFDKTALVFGQMDEPPGTRLRVALSALTMAEYFRDVQKQDVLLFIDNIFRFTQAGSEVSTLLGRMPSAVGYQPNLADEMGVLQERITSTRGHSITSLQAIYVPADDYTDPAPATTFAHLDATTELSREIASQGLYPAIDPLTSTSRIMDPRYLGADHYQTATRVKQILQKNKELQEIIAILGVDELSEEDKITVERARRIQQFLSQNTYMAKKFTGVEGSTVPLKDTIESFRAIADGEFDHVATQAFFNVGGINDVEEKWAQIQKENR, encoded by the coding sequence ATGACCGACACCGCAACCACCGCGGTCGAGACGTCGTCGGCGCCCGGTGTCGGCCGGATCGCCCGTGTCACGGGTCCCGTCGTCGACATCGAGTTCCCGCACGACGCAATCCCGGAGATGTACAACCTCCTGTTCACGACCATCACCATCGGTGACTCGTCGCAGGAGATCGGCCTCGAGGTCGCGCAGCACCTCGGCGACGACCTCGTCCGTGCCATCTCCCTGAAGCCGACCGACGGCCTCGTCCGTGGTCAGGAGGTCCGTGACTCGGGCGCCCCGATCTCGGTCCCCGTCGGCGACGTCACCAAGGGCAAGGTCTTCGACGTGCTGGGCAACGTGCTCAACACCGACGAGAAGCTCGAGATCACCGAGCGCTGGCCGATCCACCGCAAGGCCCCCGCGTTCGACCAGCTCGAGTCCAAGACCTCGATGTTCGAGACCGGCATCAAGTCGATCGACCTCCTCACCCCGTACGTCCAGGGTGGCAAGATCGGTCTGTTCGGTGGTGCCGGTGTCGGCAAGACCGTCCTCATCCAGGAGATGATCCAGCGCGTCGCGCAGGACCACGGTGGTGTGTCGGTGTTCGCCGGTGTCGGTGAGCGCACCCGTGAGGGCAACGACCTCATCGGTGAGATGGAAGAGGCGGGTGTCTTCGACAAGACGGCCCTCGTCTTCGGCCAGATGGACGAGCCGCCGGGAACGCGTCTGCGCGTCGCCCTGTCGGCGCTGACGATGGCGGAGTACTTCCGTGACGTCCAGAAGCAGGACGTGCTCCTCTTCATCGACAACATCTTCCGCTTCACGCAGGCCGGCTCCGAGGTCTCCACGCTGCTCGGCCGCATGCCGTCCGCGGTGGGCTACCAGCCGAACCTCGCCGACGAGATGGGTGTGCTCCAGGAGCGCATCACCTCGACGCGTGGTCACTCGATCACCTCGCTGCAGGCGATCTACGTCCCGGCCGACGACTACACCGACCCGGCGCCGGCGACCACGTTCGCGCACCTCGACGCCACGACCGAGCTCTCCCGTGAGATCGCGTCGCAGGGCCTCTACCCGGCGATCGACCCGCTGACCTCCACGTCGCGGATCATGGACCCCCGGTACCTGGGCGCCGACCACTACCAGACGGCCACCCGCGTCAAGCAGATCCTCCAGAAGAACAAGGAACTGCAGGAGATCATCGCCATCCTCGGTGTCGACGAGCTCTCCGAAGAGGACAAGATCACGGTCGAGCGCGCTCGTCGTATCCAGCAGTTCCTCTCGCAGAACACGTACATGGCGAAGAAGTTCACCGGTGTCGAGGGCTCCACGGTCCCGCTCAAGGACACGATCGAGTCCTTCCGCGCCATCGCCGACGGCGAGTTCGACCACGTGGCCACGCAGGCCTTCTTCAACGTCGGTGGCATCAACGACGTCGAAGAGAAGTGGGCGCAGATCCAGAAGGAGAACCGCTGA
- a CDS encoding F0F1 ATP synthase subunit gamma: MAAQVRVYRQRIKSAKTTKKVTRAMELISASRIQKAQARMAASGPYSRAVTRAVSAVATFSNVDHVLTTEPESSTRAAVVLFTSDRGLNGAFSTNVLKQGEELASLLRSEGKDVVYYLVGRKSVGYFAFRERPSEQQWVGNTDQPEFSTAKEIGDAVVSKFLQDTAEGGVDEIHIVFNRFLSLATQEPQVVRLLPLEVVEGVEEPTDNEPLPLYEFEPDADAVLDSLLPVYIESRIFNAMLQSAASEHAARQKAMKAASDNADSLIRDFTRLANNARQAEITQQISEIVGGADALSSKKK; the protein is encoded by the coding sequence ATGGCAGCGCAGGTCCGGGTCTACCGACAGCGAATCAAGTCGGCGAAGACCACGAAGAAGGTCACTCGCGCGATGGAGCTGATCTCGGCGTCGCGGATCCAGAAGGCACAGGCCCGCATGGCCGCGTCCGGCCCGTACTCGCGGGCCGTGACGCGGGCGGTGTCGGCCGTGGCGACGTTCTCGAACGTCGACCACGTGCTGACCACCGAGCCGGAGTCGTCGACGCGTGCGGCCGTGGTGCTGTTCACCTCGGACCGTGGCCTCAACGGCGCGTTCAGCACGAACGTCCTCAAGCAGGGCGAGGAGCTCGCCTCCCTGCTCCGCAGCGAGGGCAAGGACGTCGTGTACTACCTGGTCGGGCGCAAGTCCGTCGGGTACTTCGCGTTCCGTGAGCGCCCCTCCGAGCAGCAGTGGGTCGGCAACACCGACCAGCCCGAGTTCTCGACGGCGAAGGAGATCGGCGACGCGGTCGTGTCGAAGTTCCTCCAGGACACGGCAGAGGGCGGCGTGGACGAGATCCACATCGTGTTCAACCGCTTCCTCAGCCTCGCGACCCAGGAGCCGCAGGTCGTCCGCCTGCTCCCGCTCGAGGTCGTCGAGGGTGTCGAGGAGCCGACGGACAACGAGCCGCTCCCGCTGTACGAGTTCGAGCCGGACGCCGACGCGGTGCTCGACTCGCTGCTCCCGGTCTACATCGAGAGCCGCATCTTCAACGCCATGCTCCAGTCGGCTGCCTCCGAGCACGCCGCCCGGCAGAAGGCGATGAAGGCGGCCAGTGACAACGCCGACTCGCTGATCCGTGACTTCACCCGTCTCGCGAACAACGCACGCCAGGCCGAGATCACCCAGCAGATCTCCGAGATCGTCGGCGGCGCCGACGCCCTCTCGTCGAAGAAGAAGTAG
- the atpA gene encoding F0F1 ATP synthase subunit alpha, translated as MADITISPDEIRDALKDFVSNYEPTKASTAEVGHVTDAGDGIAHVEGLPGVMANELIRFEDGTLGLAQNLDEDEIGAIVLGEFAGVEEGQEVTRTGEVLSAPVGDGFLGRVVDPLGAPIDGLGEIVAEGRRALELQAPGVMSRKSVHEPLQTGIKAIDAMIPVGRGQRQLIIGDRQTGKTAIAIDTIINQKANWESGDEDKQVRCIYVAIGQKGSTIASVKGALEDAGAMEYTTIVAAPASDPAGFKYLAPYTGSAIGQHWMYQGKHVLIIFDDLSKQAEAYRAVSLLLRRPPGREAYPGDVFYLHSRLLERCAKLSDELGAGSMTGLPIIETKANDVSAYIPTNVISITDGQIFLQSDLFNANQRPAVDVGISVSRVGGDAQVKSIKKVSGTLKLELAQYRSLEAFAMFASDLDQASRRQLDRGARLTELLKQPQYSPYPVEEQVVSIWAGTNGKLDTVPVPDVLRFESELLDHLRRNSDVLTTLRETNQLSDETVAEMSKQIDEFSKSFQTSDGKTLGSEQFDAADAEDVDQEQIVKGRR; from the coding sequence ATGGCAGACATCACCATCAGCCCCGATGAGATCCGTGATGCCCTGAAGGACTTCGTCTCGAACTACGAGCCGACGAAGGCCTCCACGGCCGAGGTCGGGCACGTCACCGACGCCGGTGACGGCATCGCCCACGTCGAAGGCCTCCCCGGCGTCATGGCCAACGAGCTCATCCGTTTCGAGGACGGCACGCTCGGCCTGGCCCAGAACCTGGACGAGGACGAGATCGGCGCAATCGTGCTCGGCGAGTTCGCCGGCGTCGAAGAGGGCCAGGAAGTCACCCGGACGGGCGAAGTCCTCTCCGCCCCCGTCGGTGACGGCTTCCTCGGTCGCGTCGTCGACCCGCTCGGCGCCCCGATCGACGGCCTCGGCGAGATCGTGGCAGAGGGCCGTCGTGCCCTCGAGCTGCAGGCGCCGGGCGTCATGTCGCGCAAGTCGGTGCACGAGCCGCTGCAGACCGGCATCAAGGCCATCGACGCGATGATCCCCGTCGGCCGTGGCCAGCGTCAGCTGATCATCGGCGACCGCCAGACCGGCAAGACGGCGATCGCGATCGACACGATCATCAACCAGAAGGCCAACTGGGAGTCCGGCGACGAGGACAAGCAGGTCCGCTGCATCTACGTCGCGATCGGTCAGAAGGGCTCGACGATCGCCTCCGTGAAGGGTGCGCTCGAGGACGCCGGCGCGATGGAGTACACCACCATCGTCGCCGCCCCGGCATCCGACCCGGCCGGCTTCAAGTACCTCGCCCCGTACACCGGCTCGGCCATCGGCCAGCACTGGATGTACCAGGGCAAGCACGTCCTCATCATCTTCGACGACCTTTCGAAGCAGGCAGAGGCCTACCGTGCGGTGTCGCTCCTCCTGCGTCGTCCGCCGGGACGCGAGGCCTACCCGGGTGACGTCTTCTACCTGCACTCCCGTCTGCTGGAGCGTTGCGCGAAGCTGTCCGACGAGCTCGGCGCCGGCTCGATGACGGGTCTCCCGATCATCGAGACCAAGGCGAACGACGTCTCGGCGTACATCCCGACCAACGTCATCTCGATCACCGACGGCCAGATCTTCCTGCAGTCGGACCTCTTCAACGCGAACCAGCGTCCGGCCGTCGACGTGGGCATCTCGGTGTCCCGCGTTGGTGGTGACGCCCAGGTGAAGTCGATCAAGAAGGTCTCCGGCACGCTGAAGCTCGAGCTGGCGCAGTACCGCTCGCTCGAGGCGTTCGCGATGTTCGCGTCCGACCTGGACCAGGCCTCGCGTCGTCAGCTGGACCGCGGTGCCCGTCTCACCGAGCTCCTCAAGCAGCCGCAGTACTCGCCGTACCCGGTCGAGGAGCAGGTCGTCTCGATCTGGGCCGGCACGAACGGCAAGCTCGACACGGTCCCCGTGCCGGACGTGCTCCGCTTCGAGTCCGAGCTGCTCGACCACCTGCGTCGCAACTCCGACGTCCTCACGACGCTGCGCGAGACCAACCAGCTCAGCGACGAGACCGTCGCCGAGATGTCGAAGCAGATCGACGAGTTCTCGAAGAGCTTCCAGACGAGCGACGGCAAGACGCTCGGGTCGGAGCAGTTCGACGCCGCCGACGCCGAGGACGTGGACCAGGAGCAGATCGTCAAGGGTCGTCGCTAG
- a CDS encoding F0F1 ATP synthase subunit delta, translating to MRSATRSALSSTQAVLAELGGSADLATGAEILAAGRVVAGSSQLLTLLADPTADVVGKKAVIDRVFAGQATTTRAVLTAVAGARWSSQQDLLAGIEDAGIRAVAATAGPGTSIEAELFAFETAVRSDAGLELALGTKLGSPAEKSALVERLIGGKSSAQTVTILSALVQQPRGRRIGELVRDASRIVADQAEKVVATVITATALSEAQAARVARGLSARYGKDIIVNHVVDPKVVGGVRVQVGGDVIDGTVSTRLADLRLQLAG from the coding sequence ATGCGGAGCGCCACTCGTTCAGCACTCTCGTCGACGCAGGCGGTCCTCGCCGAACTCGGCGGGAGCGCCGACCTGGCGACCGGTGCTGAGATCCTCGCCGCCGGGCGAGTGGTCGCCGGTTCTTCGCAGCTCCTCACGCTGCTCGCGGACCCCACGGCGGACGTCGTCGGCAAGAAGGCGGTCATCGACCGCGTCTTCGCCGGGCAGGCGACCACCACGCGGGCTGTCCTGACGGCGGTCGCCGGGGCGCGCTGGTCCTCCCAGCAGGACCTGCTCGCCGGTATCGAGGACGCGGGCATCCGCGCCGTCGCGGCCACCGCCGGACCCGGGACCTCGATCGAGGCGGAGCTCTTCGCCTTCGAGACCGCCGTCCGGTCCGACGCGGGCCTCGAGCTCGCGCTCGGCACGAAGCTCGGCAGCCCCGCTGAGAAGAGCGCGCTCGTCGAGCGGCTCATCGGCGGCAAGTCGTCGGCGCAGACGGTGACGATCCTGTCGGCACTCGTCCAGCAGCCCCGCGGCCGCCGGATCGGTGAACTGGTCCGCGATGCCTCGCGCATCGTCGCCGACCAGGCCGAGAAGGTCGTGGCGACGGTCATCACCGCGACGGCGCTGTCGGAAGCACAGGCGGCTCGTGTCGCCCGTGGGCTGTCGGCGCGCTACGGCAAGGACATCATCGTCAACCACGTCGTCGACCCCAAGGTCGTCGGCGGGGTCCGGGTGCAGGTCGGCGGCGACGTCATCGACGGCACCGTGTCCACGCGCCTCGCCGACCTCCGGCTCCAGCTCGCGGGCTGA
- a CDS encoding F0F1 ATP synthase subunit B: MQNALIIAAEETHNPLIPPVYDIVWSAVAFVIIFLVFWRVVTPRITKMLDERTEAIEGGIKKAEAAQEQAAAALEEYNKQLADARAEASRIREQARADATAIGNEVREQAAADAARITSNAQAQIEAERQSALQSLRTEVGSLALDLASGVIGESLKDDAKATAVVDRFLADLESSKDAQASQAETER, from the coding sequence ATGCAGAACGCACTCATCATCGCGGCGGAGGAGACCCACAATCCGCTGATCCCGCCGGTGTACGACATCGTGTGGTCTGCGGTGGCCTTCGTCATCATCTTCCTGGTGTTCTGGCGTGTCGTCACGCCGCGCATCACGAAGATGCTCGATGAGCGCACCGAGGCCATCGAAGGCGGCATCAAGAAGGCCGAGGCCGCTCAGGAGCAGGCTGCTGCTGCGCTCGAGGAGTACAACAAGCAGCTCGCCGACGCCCGTGCCGAGGCCTCCCGCATCCGCGAGCAGGCCCGTGCCGACGCCACGGCGATCGGCAACGAGGTCCGCGAGCAGGCTGCTGCCGACGCCGCGCGCATCACGTCGAACGCCCAGGCGCAGATCGAGGCAGAGCGCCAGAGCGCGCTCCAGTCGCTCCGCACCGAGGTCGGCTCGCTCGCACTCGACCTCGCGTCTGGTGTCATCGGCGAGTCCCTCAAGGACGACGCCAAGGCCACCGCGGTCGTCGACCGCTTCCTCGCCGACCTCGAGTCGTCGAAGGACGCGCAGGCGTCGCAGGCAGAGACGGAGCGCTGA
- the atpE gene encoding ATP synthase F0 subunit C yields MDATTVLAEINGNIATVGYGLAAIGPAIGVGIVVGKTIESVARQPELQGRLTTLMYIGIAFTEALAFIGIATYFIFTN; encoded by the coding sequence GTGGACGCAACGACCGTTCTCGCGGAGATCAACGGCAACATCGCGACGGTTGGCTACGGCCTCGCTGCGATCGGCCCGGCCATCGGCGTCGGCATCGTCGTCGGCAAGACGATCGAGTCCGTCGCTCGCCAGCCCGAGCTCCAGGGCCGACTGACGACCCTCATGTACATCGGTATCGCCTTCACCGAGGCCCTGGCCTTCATCGGTATCGCCACGTACTTCATCTTCACCAACTAA
- the atpB gene encoding F0F1 ATP synthase subunit A, giving the protein MRAPTQETALLSHALPLSLTAAANTVAAGSSKAAEFHGPSINEFFPDPIFFAGTPFEIDRIVIIRFIAVAVLLVFAFAGTRALKLIPNRGQAFIEYGFDVVRRNTFDNLGEKDGKRFLPLLATIFFGVLFMNLTGLIPFMNIAGTSRIAMPMILAIVAYVAFIYAGLRKHPGTFLRNSLFPPGVPWYLYIIVTPIELVSTFVLRPVTLTLRLLMNMVVGHLLLVLFFSATWFFFFDSHSLLAFFGIGTLAFGIAFSFFEILVALLQAYVFMLLTAVYIQLALADEH; this is encoded by the coding sequence GTGCGCGCGCCGACACAGGAGACAGCGCTGCTATCCCACGCTCTTCCCCTGTCCCTCACCGCTGCGGCCAACACCGTTGCGGCGGGGAGCAGTAAGGCCGCCGAGTTCCATGGTCCGTCGATCAACGAGTTCTTCCCCGACCCGATCTTCTTCGCGGGGACGCCGTTCGAGATCGACCGGATCGTCATCATCCGCTTCATCGCGGTCGCAGTGCTGCTCGTCTTCGCGTTCGCGGGGACCCGGGCGCTCAAGCTGATCCCCAACCGCGGTCAGGCGTTCATCGAGTACGGCTTCGACGTCGTCCGCCGGAACACCTTCGACAACCTCGGTGAGAAGGACGGCAAGCGGTTCCTCCCGCTCCTGGCGACCATCTTCTTCGGTGTCCTGTTCATGAACCTGACGGGGCTCATCCCGTTCATGAACATCGCCGGCACGAGCCGCATCGCGATGCCGATGATCCTCGCGATCGTCGCGTACGTGGCCTTCATCTACGCCGGTCTCCGCAAGCACCCGGGAACGTTCCTCCGGAACTCGCTCTTCCCGCCCGGTGTCCCGTGGTACCTGTACATCATCGTGACGCCGATCGAGCTCGTCTCGACGTTCGTCCTCCGCCCGGTCACCCTGACCCTGCGACTCCTGATGAACATGGTGGTCGGCCACCTGCTCCTGGTGCTGTTCTTCTCGGCCACCTGGTTCTTCTTCTTCGACTCGCACAGCCTGCTGGCGTTCTTCGGGATCGGCACGCTCGCGTTCGGCATCGCCTTCAGCTTCTTCGAGATCCTCGTGGCGCTGCTCCAGGCGTACGTCTTCATGCTCCTCACCGCCGTCTACATCCAGCTGGCGCTGGCAGACGAGCACTGA